In the genome of Clupea harengus unplaced genomic scaffold, Ch_v2.0.2, whole genome shotgun sequence, one region contains:
- the marveld2a gene encoding MARVEL domain-containing protein 2, which yields MSSGGGSWGGVERGRNAPHYDQASSGSPPENLRRQRSSALALSANPLPPPPLPDQPPVGPDSGVESDPGDGSSALDIKPVHRFIPDSWKNFFRGSNRSSSNKLWSLPSNRNNNNTTNTTTDGVRCSPPQSPSLPGSYRDQYGGSGGSYNSRKEREAMLLAEPPESLDGRTVRTAHTVLSYSERVEEYHLRYSYMKSWGGLLRILGCVELLLGAAVFACICAYVHKDNEWFNMFGYSQPGMFGSGYGGYGGAGGYGGASYTGPKTPFILVVAGLAWLVTVILLVLGMTMYYRTILLDSNWWPLTEFVMNLALALLYLAAAIVYVNDTRRGGLCSYPTFNNPINAAFCRVEAGQTAGIIFLFVTTLVYLIGAIVCLKLWRHEAARLHVEKYGQEMMPRETTDGRYPVVAGTRGAEHLPVSSEMPVHAAAAFKPKVLKGHIPSGHIPKPVIMPDYIAKYPSIRSDEERDQYRAVFNDQYAEYKELHADVQVTLKKFDEMDAMMRNLPQHVNSQMEHERINKILHEYQKKKMDPTFLEKKERCEYLKNKLSHIKLKIQDYDKVMEWNDGFG from the exons ATGTCCTCTGGAGGAGGCTCCTGGGGGGGCGTTGAGCGTGGCAGAAATGCCCCTCATTATGACCAGGCGTCCTCTGGCTCCCCACCTGAAAACCTGCGACGGCAGCGCTCTTCCGCACTCGCCCTGAGCGCtaacccccttccccctccccccctgccaGACCAGCCCCCCGTGGGGCCCGATTCGGGTGTTGAGTCCGACCCGGGCGACGGCTCGTCGGCTCTGGACATCAAGCCCGTCCACCGCTTTATCCCCGACTCCTGGAAGAACTTCTTCCGGGGCAGCAACCGCAGCAGCAGTAACAAGCTCTGGTCCTTGCCGTCAAAccggaacaacaacaacaccacgaACACGACCACTGACGGCGTACGCTGCTCCCCTCCGCAGTCGCCCTCCCTCCCCGGCTCCTACAGGGACCAGTATGGCGGCTCGGGCGGCAGCTACAACTCCCGCAAGGAGCGGGAGGCCATGCTGCTAGCCGAGCCGCCGGAGTCTCTGGACGGACGGACGGTTAGGACGGCACACACGGTCTTGAGCTACAGCGAACGTGTGGAGGAGTACCACCTACGCTACTCTTACATGAAGTCGTGGGGGGGACTGCTGCGCATCCTTGGCTgtgtggagctgctgctgggagCAGCGGTCTTTGCATGTATATGCGCATACGTCCACAAGGATAACGAATGGTTCAACATGTTCGGATACTCTCAGCCAGGGATGTTTGGGTCTGGGTATGGTGGCTATGGGGGTGCGGGGGGTTACGGTGGCGCCTCCTACACCGGGCCCAAGACTCCCTTCATTCTGGTTGTGGCAGGGTTGGCTTGGTTGGTGACGGTGATCTTGCTTGTTCTGGGGATGACCATGTACTACCGCACCATCCTGCTAGACTCCAACTGGTGGCCCTTGACAGAGTTTGTGATGAACTTAGCCCTGGCTCTCCTCTACCTGGCGGCTGCGATCGTGTATGTGAATGACACCAGGAGGGGTGGCCTGTGCTCGTATCCCACGTTCAATAATCCCATCAACGCAGCATTTTGCCGTGTTGAGGCCGGGCAGACAGCTGGcattattttcctttttgtcACCACATTGGTGTACCTGATTGGCGCCATAGTGTGCCTGAAACTGTGGAGACATGAGGCAGCGAGGCTGCACGTGGAGAAGTACGGACAGGAG ATGATGCCAAGGGAGACAACTGATGGAAGATATCCG GTTGTGGCTGGCACAAGGGGCGCTGAACACCTGCCCGTCTCCTCTGAGATGCCTGtccatgctgctgctgccttcaAGCCCAAGGTTCTGAAGGGTCACATCCCGTCCGGCCACATCCCCAAACCTGTCATCATGCCTGATTACATTGC TAAGTACCCCAGTATCCGCTCCGATGAGGAGCGAGACCAGTACAGAGCTGTGTTCAACGACCAGTATGCAGAGTATAAGGAGCTTCATGCTGATGTCCAGGTCACGCTCAAGAAGTTTGATGAAATGGACGCCATGATGCGCAATCTCCCTCAGCATGTCAACAGTCAAATg gAACATGAGCGTATAAATAAGATTCTTCATGAGtaccagaagaaaaaaatg GATCCAACATTcctggagaagaaagagaggtgtgAGTACCTGAAGAACAAACTATCCCACATCAAGCTGAAGATCCAGGACTATGACAAGGTCATGGAGTGGAACGACGGCTTCGGATGA